From Xiphophorus couchianus chromosome 4, X_couchianus-1.0, whole genome shotgun sequence, a single genomic window includes:
- the urb2 gene encoding unhealthy ribosome biogenesis protein 2 homolog: MAAIYSGIHLKLKSPQTPWEDRLKLARFAWISSQCLLPNKEQVLLDWCTHALTIWHSKKVEFSQDVLEGLWCYLDEVVHSRKLHSFIKEGKTVTLRLNMAQLLLDLLQDCTHSRPPVSLPTILSVCRGILSSSALSSVFTTKYELMVSLLAKSCLLACHEIQTQSHTERQKDADSEHLQVEPDANLMITDESKTDKPSSNLFEVLLQVLVCYVSVQRQQANPNRVFTLVTNQLVQPLVLLRFLLTSQDFAPYTHRHVRQQLRKDVRLKIDSILQLALFPSEQMASYKAELLPAKEDSGKRGSGWTKGPLKPVGALLSKLDAQDYCEPTLRYSVKSDASSLMFRFFLESYGKGKGESDEERKMLCFYFLARLVTMLELQLHGDSAEQKCPPGSPQSWSQALQAAESLLSQALSADIYNIAADRIRHGEVQLRFYRTVAQTLLNEAQPSVPSWYRCLKVLLNLNHLILEPDSEHLLSSAWVNAENMEAQVQRARQLMVSALLQTYAKLRQLPHLFSSLLSVICQPAPDQRRPPLLSEGVSASLRFCLLDSSPSQVLEICSLVLQNVRTHLLPDLVNEELAEEEMEIDGHQKKEAASLKLRCLCQLLHVVLINLKTLDNSSPLLLVRRSKAFMEEMQEMMKDLLNMSLKSSPKKRKNKVPKWEQNTQEVILLLRYTWVDVDALFHIHCSKYMSVDSFLTAVDGTEGSPLLTHLEALISGAFLPTRLHPTPSCSPVSCLLLKLLTLQQMKKVLLDRALLGESSTTALLKTAVRFIVAKSEFEEETIGDDVWDGQIGGVNVSTYPAAHWFVVVSNLPLLVLHMSEEDVRDVADVLVGSLMHRDVERSGDQLPGSLSFSSVSSQLALSKVFPELPSVFSATVRSIVRRIIGVLRVGLTPKRKPSFVMVYEKETGSVPSGSDPVFSPLVAEAVVQDISASFKAGEVLVLLTDTQTKELLDLIQILFNLNPDGMNSEDLSSIFLLLFFTFTSTSVRPEPPESGGDALFFGKLLRILTRLLEGIGFPSVLRLVHGGTLLQTALASLLRRCRTPAVIITSDWLDLVSAAQGFIKSLVQLIITRNSSVRLNLDQVGSYLTSKEMLNEQPSSGASMFVHLFLASLTSFSQALMSNLGRNKAIDRTLTEILTRVTSLLGPTVESALKPQSVFSEAVAQPASALGQAFVVEVVTVMLRSEVASLENNGTLTHGNLYEAICQQILREMSSAPRPMDFLVCSLRFLSAFYKAMEKMREQEEAMEELYVQIIQNVDHLLKTPWLSSTDAAKLQPEVQDLLRHLVEKNTTSQFNMLLLMIREGLDVHKLRAGNWKEVLSAVITVELLSSCQLPETCSKALWLFAPQIISAMVFLARSASQDLALTLCFTVPTVTALTSLLRQGEGRIANPQHVTLVLGALQSLPLDHRNPNVYHSAFLAVHEALFAIIKCHPQVISRAAPSFLNVFYRLVSSIMQEGRQRGDTDPGADGDVYLQCSRLTERMFSHIAATPESFTALPAFMVAQYVTELQKVTLRPDVKLHLTEGVYCVLDLCLESDIKLLRAGLNAGVREVFNELYSDYTHYHKTQRQGEDKYTV, encoded by the exons ATGGCGGCCATATACTCAGGAATCCACCTGAAGCTGAAGAGTCCACAGACTCCGTGGGAGGACAGGCTAAAGCTGGCCCGGTTTGCGTGGATCTCCTCCCAGTGTCTGCTGCCCAACAAAGAGCAG GTTTTGTTGGACTGGTGCACCCACGCCCTGACAATCTGGCACAGTAAGAAGGTGGAGTTCTCCCAGGACGTCCTGGAAGGCTTGTGGTGCTACCTGGATGAAGTAGTTCACAGCAGGAAGCTGCATTCCTTCATCAAGGAGGGGAAGACAGTAACTCTGAGGCTCAACATGGCGCAG ctgctgctcgACCTCCTGCAGGACTGCACACACAGCCGCCCACCGGTGTCTCTGCCCACCATACTCAGCGTGTGTCGGGGGATTCTGTCTTCTTCTGCCCTTTCATCTGTATTTACCACAAAGTATGAACTGATGGTCAGCCTGCTGGCCAAGTCCTGCCTGTTGGCCTGCCATGAGATTCAGACGCAGTCGCACACAGAACGACAGAAAGATGCTGATTCTGAGCATCTACAGGTGGAACCTGACGCCAATCTGATGATCACTGATGAGTCTAAGACAGACAAACCCTCTTCTAATCTGTTTGAAGTCTTGCTTCAGGTGCTGGTTTGTTATGTATCAGTGCAGCGACAACAAGCCAACCCAAACAGAGTCTTCACTCTGGTCACCAACCAGCTGGTCCAACCTTTAGTTTTGCTCAGATTCTTGCTGACTTCTCAGGATTTTGCTCCTTACACACACCGTCATGTCCGGCAGCAGCTGCGCAAAGATGTCCGCCTCAAGATCGACTCCATCCTCCAGTTGGCTCTGTTCCCCTCCGAGCAAATGGCGTCCTACAAGGCAGAGCTCCTCCCAGCCAAAGAGGATTCTGGGAAACGTGGTTCAGGTTGGACGAAGGGTCCTCTTAAGCCTGTTGGCGCTCTGCTTTCCAAACTGGACGCTCAGGATTACTGCGAGCCGACTCTGCGCTACTCGGTGAAGTCCGACGCCTCGTCTCTGATGTTCAGGTTCTTTCTGGAAAGCTACGGGAAAGGAAAAGGAGAAAGCGACGAGGAGCGGAAGATgttgtgtttctattttttagCGAGACTGGTCACGATGTTAGAACTTCAGCTTCATGGAGACTCCGCTGAGCAGAAATGTCCTCCAGGTTCCCCACAGAGCTGGAGCCAGGCCCTGCAGGCCGCCGAGTCGCTGCTGAGCCAGGCTCTGTCCGCAGACATCTACAACATAGCTGCAGACAGGATACGACACGGGGAAGTCCAGCTCAGGTTCTATAGAACCGTGGCCCAAACTCTCCTGAATGAAGCTCAACCGAG CGTACCGTCGTGGTACCGGTGTCTAAAGGTGCTGCTGAATCTCAACCATCTGATTCTGGAGCCTGACTCGGAGCATCTGCTGTCCTCGGCCTGGGTAAACGCTGAGAACATGGAAGCACAAGTTCAACGCGCCAGACAG CTGATGGTGAGCGCTCTCCTCCAGACCTACGCTAAGCTGCGGCAGCTGCCTCATCTCTTCTCTTCGCTGCTCTCTGTGATCTGCCAGCCAGCTCCGGACCAGCGCCGCCCCCCTCTGCTCTCCGAAGGCGTGTCTGCTTCTCTCAGGTTTTGTCTCCTGGACTCGTCGCCTTCTCAGGTGCTGGAGATTTGCTCGTTAGTGTTACAGAACGTCAGGACCCATTTACTGCCCGACTTGGTCAATGAGGAGTTAGCCGAAGAGGAAATGGAGATAGACGGACACCAGAAGAAAGAAGCTGCGTCTCTCAAGCTGCGCTGCCTCTGTCAGCTGCTTCATGTCGTTTTGATCAACCTGAAAACTCTCGATAACTCGTCTCCGCTTCTTCTAGTCAGGCGGAGCAAAGCCTTCATGGAGGAGATGCAGGAGATGATGAAAGATCTGCtaaatatgtctttaaaatcCTCTCcaaaaaaacgtaaaaataaaGTACCAAAATGGGAACAGAATACCCAGGAGGTCATTCTTCTGCTCAGATACACCTGGGTGGACGTGGACGCTCTCTTCCACATCCACTGCAGCAAATACATGTCAGTGGATTCATTCCTGACTGCTGTGGACGGGACTGAAGGGTCTCCACTGCTAACCCACCTGGAGGCACTGATATCAGGTGCGTTCCTACCGACTCGTCTCCATCCGACTCCGTCCTGCAGCCCCGTGAGCTGCTTGCTACTCAAACTCCTCACCCTGCAGCAGATGAAGAAGGTTTTACTGGACAGAGCCTTACTGGGTGAAAGCAGCACCACCGCCCTGCTAAAGACGGCGGTCCGGTTTATCGTGGCCAAGTCGGAGTTTGAGGAGGAAACCATTGGAGATGATGTGTGGGACGGTCAGATAGGCGGTGTGAACGTCAGCACTTACCCTGCTGCTCACTGGTTTGTTGTTGTGTCAAACTTGCCTCTACTTGTTCTCCACATGAGCGAGGAAGATGTCAGAGACGTAGCAGACGTGTTGGTGGGCTCGTTGATGCACAGAGATGTGGAACGGTCCGGAGATCAGCTTCCTGGAAGTCTGAGTTTCTCCTCCGTTTCCTCGCAGCTTGCGTTGAGCAaagtttttccagagctgccGTCGGTCTTCTCTGCTACAGTTCGCTCCATCGTTCGGAGGATCATTGGCGTTCTCAGAGTGGGACTTACACCCAAACGTAAACCTTCATTTGTGATGGTTTATGAGAAAGAAACCGGGTCAGTTCCTTCTGGATCAGATCCTGTGTTCTCGCCGCTGGTCGCCGAGGCCGTAGTTCAGGATATCTCTGCGTCTTTTAAAGCTGGAGAGGTTTTAGTTCTGCTGACAGACACGCAAACCAAGGAGCTCCTCGACTTGATCCAGATCTTATTCAACCTCAACCCAGACGGGATGAACTCTGAGGATCTCTcctccatcttcctcctcctcttcttcacgTTTACCTCCACCTCCGTGCGTCCAGAGCCTCCTGAATCTGGAGGGGACGCTCTGTTCTTCGGGAAGCTGCTCCGAATTCTGACTCGCCTGCTGGAGGGAATCGGCTTCCCGAGTGTTTTGAGGCTCGTCCACGGCGGGACTCTTCTACAGACCGCTCTGGCTTCTCTCCTGCGGCGCTGCAGAACACCTGCAGTCATAATcacctctgattggctggattTAGTCAGCGCGGCGCAGGGCTTCATAAAATCATTAGTTCAGCTGATTATAACCAGAAATAGCAGCGTTAGACTCAACCTGGACCAGGTTGGTTCCTACTTGACCAGTAAAGAAATGTTAAACGAGCAGCCCAGTTCTGGAGCGTCCATGTTTGTTCATCTTTTCCTGGCTTCTCTGACTTCCTTCTCCCAAGCATTGATGTCTAATTTGGGAAGAAACAAAGCAATAGATCGGACTTTAACAGAAATACTCACTAGGGTCACTTCTTTGCTGGGACCAACTGTGGAGTCTGCTCTGAAGCCCCAAAGTGTCTTTTCCGAGGCAGTAGCCCAGCCAGCCAGCGCCCTCGGTCAAGCCTTTGTTGTAGAAGTTGTGACGGTGATGCTGCGGAGTGAAGTGGCATCACTGGAGAACAACGGTACGCTGACACACGGTAACCTTTATGAAGCCATCTGCCAGCAGATCCTGAGAGAAATGAGCTCGGCTCCGAGGCCCATGGACTTCCTGGTGTGCTCGCTCCGTTTCCTGTCAGCGTTTTATAAAGCGATGGAGAAGATGAGAGAGCAAGAAGAGGCGATGGAGGAGCTCTACGTTCAGATCATCCAGAATGTGGACCACCTCCTGAAAA CTCCGTGGTTGTCATCCACTGATGCTGCTAAGCTGCAGCCAGAAGTGCAGGACCTGTTGCGCCACCTGGTGGAGAAAAATACCACAAGTCAGTTCAACATGCTTCTGCTGATGATCAGAGAAGGGCTGGATGTTCACAAGCTGAGGGCTGGAAACTGGAAG GAGGTGCTGTCAGCAGTGATCACCGTTGAGCTGCTGTCCAGCTGTCAGCTGCCAGAGACCTGCTCCAAAGCGCTGTGGCTCTTTGCGCCGCAGATCATTTCTGCAATGgtg TTCTTGGCGAGATCGGCCAGCCAGGACCTCGCTCTTACCCTTTGTTTTACCGTTCCCACGGTGACGGCGCTGACGTCACTGTTGCGCCAAGGCGAGGGACGCATCGCCAACCCTCAACATGTGACTCTGGTTCTTGGAGCACTGCAGTCGCTGCCTCTCGACCACCGGAACCCAAACGTTTACCACTCTGCCTTCCTGGCCGTCCACGAGGCGCTGTTCGCCATCATCAAATGTCATCCCCAG GTGATTTCCAGGGCCGCTCCATCCTTCCTGAATGTCTTCTATCGGCTGGTGTCGTCGATCATGCAGGAAGGTCGGCAGAGAGGAGACACTGATCCAG gtgCGGACGGTGACGTGTATCTGCAGTGCTCCAGGCTGACGGAAAGGATGTTCTCTCACATTGCTGCCACACCTGAAAGCTTCACTGCATTGCCAGCCTTCATGGTGGCTCAGTACGTCACGGAGCTGCAGAAG